The window ACTGCGGGGACGCAGACCTCTGCACTCTCCGCACCGGATGCGGCAAAGACACGAGAAGAAACCGCTGCCAATGCAAACGATACGGCAGCGATCGTCGCAAAGGACGAAGCGAACAACGCTGCAAATGAAGCGCCTATCGATACGGTAAAACCCGCCGCCAAGAAGCGCGGCAGGAAGCCCGCCGCCAAGACGACGAGGAGCACGCGCGCCAAGAGCACGAAAGCCGCCGCCAAGAAGACGACGAAGCGCACCGCCAAAAAGAATACTGCCGAAACCACGACTGCAGGAACGAAGAAGAAGCCGCACGGCGAGCCGATCTTCGCGCTCGACATCGGCACGCGCAGCATCATCGGCATCGTCGCTGAAAAACTCGACAACGAGCAGATGCGCATCCTCGCGACTGTGCGCCGCGAGCACAAGACGCGCGCCATGCTCGACGGCCAGATTCACGACGTGCCGCAAGTCGCCGACCTCATCCGCGAGGTCAAGCGCGAGCTGGAAAAGACGACAGGGCCTTTGAAGTCCGCCTCCGTCGCCGCTGCTGGCCGCGCCCTCTACACCATGACCGCTGAAGCCTCCGTCGAGATCAACGGCGTCATCACCGACGAGCAGCAGCGCGCCCTCGACTTCTCAGGCGTGCAGGCAGCGCAGGCGAAACTCGCCAGTTCCAAGGACATCGAAGACCCTGGCCGCTACTACTGTGTCGGCTACAGCACGATCCAGTACACGCTCGACGACATCCCCTTGAAGAGCCTCGTCGGTCAGCGCGGCAAGATCGCCAAAGCGACCGTCATCGCCACCTTCCTGCCACGCCAGGTCATCGACTCCATGCAGTCGGCTCTGCGGGACGTCGGTCTTGAGATGCACGCGCTTACCTTGGAGCCGATCGCCGCCATCAATGTCCTCATTCCGCCGACGATGCGCCACCTGAACCTCGTGCTCGTCGACATCGGCGCAGGCACGTCCGACGTCGCCATCACGAAGAACGGCTCCATCATCGCCTATGGCATGGTGCCTCTGGCAGGCGACGAGATCACCGAGGCCATCAGCCAGCGCTACCTTCTCGACTTCAACGTGGCAGAAGAAGTCAAACGCAACGCCTCTGCTGGGCGAGAATCAAAATTCACCGATATCCTCGGCACGGAATACGACCTCGGTCCCTCCGATGTCATCGGACCGATCATGCCGAACATCCAGAACCTCGCCGACTCCATCGCACGTCAGGTGCTCGAACTCAACGGCGACTCGCCGCAGGCCGTCATGCTCGTCGGCGGCGGCTCGCAGACACCAGGCCTTGCCGCGCTCGTCGCCAAGGCACTCTCCGTGCCCGAGAATCGCGTCGCCGTGCGCCATCCTGAAAGTGTCATCGGCGTCGAGGCCATCCCGGAAGAACTGCAGACGCCCGATGCCGTCACACCCCTCGGCATCCTGAAGATCGCCTCGATCAACCTGCTGCACTTCCTCTCCGTCTACGTCAACGAGCAGGAGATCAACCTCTTCAACTTCCGTGACCTCACCGTCTCCGACGCACTTTTGAATGCGGGCATCCAACTCAAGAAATACAACGGCCGTCCCGGCCTCGGCCTCATGGTCACGGTCAACGGCGAGAAGAAATTCTTCCCCGGCTCACTTCCTTCCATGGCGATCCTGAAACTCGACGGTGAGGACACGACGCTCGACACACTCGTTAAGGCGGGCTGCCGCATCACCGTCGCGCACGGCAAGGACGGCGAGACGCCCGAAGTGCGCCTCACCGACGTCCTACAAATCGAGCCGGACTTCCCGCTGGAAATCAACGGCAAGGAGACGCACATCCACCAGGCCGCCTACGTCAACGGCGAAGCCGCCAAGCCCGATCGACTGCTCGCCGACAACGACATCGTCGAGAGCAAGGAACCGCGTACCTTGGGCGAGGCTCTGAAAGCCGCCGGCTACCCACCGACGGGCCGCAAGATCCGCTACACGCTCAACGACAACAACGCGCAGTACGTCGTATCGCCCGAAATCCTGCTGAACGACGCACCCGCGACGATCTCCGAGCCGATTCACGAAGGCGATCGCATCGAATATCAAATGACAGCAGAGCCGAAACTCAGCGACGTGCTCGACATCTCGCGCCTGCAGTCCGCCGTCACCATCACCTACAACGATCAGGAATACGAGATCCCCTCCGCCTCCCTGGAACTTGAGGTCAACGGTCACAAGGCGTCGCCCGGCACCTACCTCGAAGACGGCAGCGTCGTCTACTACAGAATTTCCGAAAAAAAGGCAACGACCGTCAACGAAGCTCTGCTCGCTGTCGGCTTTGAGCCGCCGCCAGCCACGAGCCGCGTCAGCGTCTCCATCTTCGTCAACCGCCGTCCCGTCGTCTTCACCGACCCCATCAAGAACGGCGACCGCCTCGACATCGTCATCAAGCCCCTGCCTGCACCTACAACTCCCGCGAGCTTCAGCAACACCCCAAGCACAGCCGCGCAGTCGTAAAGCGGCGCGCAGTCCGCACGCGGCGAACCCCTCTGAAACTCCCCCTTGCCACGCCTATCAATCTGTGATACAATACTTTGCGTAGCGTTCGCGGGCATAGTTCATCGGTAGAATACGAGCTTCCCAAGCTCGGGAGGTGGGTTCGATTCCCATTGCCCGCTCCATGCGAGTACCTAGAGCTGTCGGAAACGGCAGCTCTTTTTGTATAGAACTCGCACACTAAAATGCAGGCTTTGTGATCATTCCGCACCGCATTTGCCAGAACCCAACCAAGCCTCAAAAAGGAGCAACCCAATGAAGCAGACAGAAGTTCCGGCATCGTCTCGTGATGCCAAGCATTTTTACTGGAAGCTCTTTTCTTCCACCTTCGTCATCAGCGCCGTCACCATCGGCGGCGGCTTCGTCATCATCCCGCTGTTGAAGGCAAAGTACGTCGACGAATACGGTTGGATTGACGACAAAGAGGCTCTCGACATGGTCGCCATCGCGCAGTCCATGCCGGGCATCGTCGCCGTCAATGCCTGCATCATCCTCGGCTACCGCATGGCGGGACTCGCAGGCTCCTTGACGGCGCTCCTCGCGACGGTGCTGCCGCCCCTCATCACGCTTTCTGTCATCGCTCGCTGCTACGACGCTTTTGCCAGCAATCCGACAGTGCAGCTCGCATTGAAAGGTATGCAGTGCGGCGCGACAGCTCTCATCCTAAAGGTCGCCATCGACCTCTTCATCAAGCAGGCGAAGACGCGCCTCCTGCTGCCCATGGCGATCATCCTCGCTACCTTCGTCGCCAACGTGTTCTTCGATGTCAACATCATGCTGCTCGTCATCATCGACGGCATCATCGGCCTCGTCCTCATGCAGGACAGGAAATTCGGCTGAGGGGGCGCAATCATGATCTATCTTCAGCTCTTCTTCGAGTTTGCCAAGGTCAGCATCTTCTGCGTCGGCGGCGGCTACGCTTCCATGCCGCTCATTCAAGCCGCCGTCGTCGATGAGCGCGGCTGGCTGACACTCGCACAGTTCATCGACATCTTCACGATCTCACAGATGACGCCCGGCCCCATCGGCATCAACGCTGCAACCTTCGCAGGCATGACGGTCGCGGGCACTGGGGGCGCCGTGGCAGCGACGGCAGGCTTCGCCTTTCCGTCGCTGATCCTCGGCATCGCGCTCGCCAAGCTCTTCTTCAAGTATGGCGACATCGGCTCGATCCGCGGCATCTTGAACGGCCTGCGCCCCGCCGTCATCGCTCTCATTTGCGGCGCGGCGATCGACTTCATCCTGCTCGCCGTCTGGAACACAGAGAGCCTTCCCACAAGCTTTGATGCAACCGAATGGAGCAGCATCGTCATCATCGCTTTCGCCCTGATCGCCATGCACTATAAATATGGCGTCATCACGATCCTCGCCGCCTCCGGCGTACTCGGCGTGCTCTTTGGCATATTGAAGAACGGCGGCATGTAGTCAACCATAAGAAAAGGCACTCGCCGTACCGAGCGAGTGCTTTTTCTTATGGACTCTTCCAGTCTAGTCAAATTTCCTATCGTAGAGCAACGCCGCGATCAGGACGACGAAGCACGAACCGGCATTGTGCACGAGCGCGCCCGTCGTAGGATTGAGCTCCTGCATGAGCGACAGGACGATGGCGGCGAAATTGATGCACATCGATAGCGTGATGCTGAGCTTGATCGTCGTCGCCGTGGCATTAGCGAGGCGCTTGAGGTAGGTCACCTCGCCAACATCGTCGCGCATCAGCGCTATGTCGGCGGCTTCGACGGCGATGTCGCTTCCCATCGCGCCCATAGCCGCGCTGACGTCAGCACACTTCAAAGCGGGTGCGTCGTTCACGCCATCGCCAATCATCAGAACTTTGCGCCCCTTTTCCTGCAGTTTCCTGACATGTGCGACCTTATCTTCGGGCAGAAGCCCCGCATGAACCTCGTCGATTCCGACTTGGCTCGCAAAGTAGGCGGCGGCTTCCTTGTTGTCGCCCGTCAGGAGCACGGTGCGCACATCCATAGCGTGCAGGCGCTCGACCATCGCCTTCGCCTCGGGGCGCAGCGTATCGGAGAGGGCGAGCGCACCGATGCACCGCTCCCCTTCCGCCGCGAGCACGAGCGCCTTGCCTTCGGCGCGCAGACGCTCCAAAGCTTCACGCATCGGCGCTTCCAACATGACACCGTTTTCCGCGAGGTAGCTCTCGCTGCCGCATAAGAGTTTTCGCCCTGTGACCTTTGCAGAGACGCCCCTGCCCGCCGTCATGCGAAAATCTTCCGACGGCGCAAGCACGATGTCCTGCGCCTTCGCATGGGCGACGATCGCCTTGCCCAGCGGATGCTCGCTCCTCGCCTCAGCGGAGGCGACGATTTGGAGCAATTCCTCTTCTTTGACAGTTTCAGCAAAGGGCAGGACATCGCTGACGGAAAGTTTGCCACAGGTCAATGTGCCCGTCTTGTCGAAGGCGATCGTATCGACCTTGCCCATCTTTTCCAAGGTCTCGCCCGATTTGATGATGACGCCGCGCTTCGTCGCCTGACCGATCGCCGCCATGATCGCCGTGGGCGTCGCTAAGACGAGAGCGCACGGACAGAAGACGACCATCAGCGTGACGGCAATGATGATGTTCGCCGTCACAGCATAGGCGCCGACGGCGAGCACGAGCACGATGGGCACGAGCCAACTCGCCCAGCGGTCGGCGATGCGCTGCATCGGCGCCTGCTTCTCCTCGGCTTCCTGCACCATGCGGATGAGCCTTTGCAGAGAACTCGATTCGCCGACCTCCTTCACTTCGACATCGACCGAGCCGAAGCAGTTGAGCGTGCCGCAGAAGACCTCTTCGCCCATGCCCTTGTCGACAGGCAAGGATTCGCCCGTCATGACGGACTGATCGACGGAAGTCTCGCCTGCGAGAATCGTGCCGTCCACGGGAATCCGTTCGCCGGGCAGGATGCGCAGCACATCGCCGCGCACGATCTCTTCGAGCGCGATCATTTCCTCCATGCCGTCTCGGATTCTCCGGCCCTGCGTCGGCGAAAGCGCGAGGAGATTCTTCAGACCTTTCTTCGCACGCTCCGTAATCGCCTCTTCAAGAAGTGCGCCGAGCGCCATGATGAAGGCGACCTCGCCCGCCGCGAAGAGATCACCGATGGCGATTGCCGCAAACATCGCCATCGAGATCAGAAGCGCCGATGAGATCTTGCTGATGCCGCGATTGTAAATGATGCGCCAAACGGACAGATAGAGCAGCGGAATGCCGCAGATGACGACCGTAACCCATGCGGGGTCGAACGGCAAAATCTGCATGGGCGCCGCTTCCGCGCCGAACTCCTCCATCACATGCGGCACGAGATCGAGCAGCAGGAACGCTGCCGCCACGAGCGTCATGGAAAGGCTCGCGAGAAAATCGTTGAGCTTCTTGAGAAGCGCCGCCGCACTTTGCAGTCTGGAGCAGCCATAGCCGCTTGGCTGCAAAGGTTTCTTTCCCTGCACCGCATTCGCCTCTGCCATAAAGATCCCCCATTTCCTTATTCCTTGACAAGGTGACATCCTCTTTCGTACAATAAATGCAATAAAGAACATAGTGTTCTTTATTATTCTAAGCAAACGTCCGCAAGAAAACAACGGATGATTGAAGCACCGCGTTTCTTACGGAACATCTCGATAGATTTGTACGGCGAGGGGGATTTATGGACAGACGACAGAAAAAGACGAGGGCGGCGATCTTTGCCGCTTTCAGCGAGCTTGCAGCGAAGAAGCGCTACAACAAGATCACGGTGCAGGAGATCATCGACAGCGCCGACATCGGACGCACGACTTTCTACGCGCACTTTGAGACGAAGGACGATCTCCTCAAGGCTCTGTGCGAGGAGCTTTTTGGTCACATCGTCGGCAGCGCGATGGACCGCACGCACACGCACGGGCTGTACTCGGACAGCGATGCGCCCCACTCCGTTTTCCTGCACCTCCTGCAGCATCTCGAAGAGAACGACAGCAATATCCTCGGACTGCTGTCGTCCGCGAGCAGCGACATCTTCCTGCGCTACTTCAAGGACAGCTTGAAGGAGCTCGTGCGCCTGCACATCGTCGCGCATGGAAGGGAAAATCCTGCCGTGCCGCAGGATTTCCTCGTCAACCACATCACGGGCAGCTTCGTCGAAATGGTACTGTGGTGGATCAAGGGCGGCCGGAAGATGAAGCCCGAAGATCTTGACCGCTGCTTTCGCGCCGTGATCGAGCCGATTCTCTAGCATGAAGGACGCAAGTATCACTGGCTAGAAGAGATTTTTAATGCTATAATGACAGAAAGAAGGTGAGTTCGTGCAAAAAGAGGAACAGACTTCAGAAAAAGATCATACACTTCCTTACCAAAATCCAATCTACGACCAACACGCCAAACGTCTACTTTCACAAAGAGCCATCATGGCGCGCCTTCTCAAACGAACCGTACCAGAATTTGAAAAAGTCTCCATTTCCGACATCGCCGAAAAATACATCGAAGGCACGCCGCAAATCAGTGAGATTCCTATCGACCGAGATAAGACGAATACGGTGAGAAAAACTCCTAAAGAAATCTTTGGCGATGCCACGGAAAACGTCGCCATCACCGAAGGTTGGATTCGCTTCGACATCTTATTTCGCGCACGCGTCCCAAAATCAGGAGAATTGATCACATTGATCGTCAACGTCGAGGCGCAGAGAACACAGCGTAGGTCGAAACTCGGCTACGCACTTTTACGTCGTGCCATTTACTATGCCAGTCGCTTGATTTCCTCACAAAAGGAAACCGAATTTACTGGGTCTTCCTACGATGATATCAAGAAAGTTTACAGCATCTGGCTCTGCATGGATTCCCCCAACGGCAAAAGCGCCATCAATCGCTACGAACTGAATGAACATCACATTCTTCACTGCCATAAGGAAAATCGCGTCGACTATGACTTGATAAGCATCATCACGATCCATCTTGGAGACGAGCAGCAGCTAAACGAGGATTGGCTCATCCGTTTTCTAAAAATCCTATTCAAGGATACAAAGACGTCTCCATCAGAAAAGAAGAACCTACTAAAAAATGAATTCGATCTTGATACGACTACAGATATAGAAGAGGAGTTGAAGACGATGTGCAACCTGAGTACAGGCATCTATGAGCGGGGCATGGAACGCGGTATGGAGCGCGGTATGGAGCGCGGCATAGAAAAAAATCGCTTGGAGACAGCACTTTCTATGCTCAAAGAAAATCTTCCCCTCGATATGATTGCCCGAATTACAAACCTATCACTGGACAAGATCAAATCCTTGCAAAAAGAACATTCGATACATTGACAGCCTGCGCCCCTTTTGCTAAAATGGTACAGCAAGTCACGGAGAGGTGTCCGAGCGGTTTATGGAGCCGGTCTTGAAAACCGGTGATGCAGCGATGCACCGTGGGTTCGAATCCCACCCTCTCCGCCATGATGAAATAAACGACGCATAGATAAAAAGACGGGGCATGAATCTTCGGATTCATGCCCCGTCTTTTTTGAGGTTGCTTACTTGTCGTAGGATGTCTTTGTCGCATCGAGACGCGCGATGGCGCGGCGCAGAGCTGCTTCGGCACGCTGGAGGTCGATCTCCTTCGATGCCGAGGCGCTGCGGAACGCCTCGATGCGTTCCTTGGCGCGCCGGTAAGCGCGCTGGGCGCGGTTGATATCGATATCGATCGGCTCTTCGGCGGCCGAGGCGAGCACCGTGATCTTTTCGGGCTGCACTTCCATGAAGCCCCCGGAGACAGCGATGAGTTCTTCGCGGTCGGGGAACTTCACATGCATGGCATGGGGCAGCAGTCCCGTGACAAGCGGCGCGTGATGTGGCAGGATGCCGAGTTCGCCGCCCGTCGAGCGCACGATGAGCATGGCGATGTCGTCGCTGTAGACAACTCGGTCGGGGGAGACAATTTCGAGCTTGATGGAAGCCACGAATCATCCCTCCTTTTTGATCTTGTCCGCTTTTTCGATGACCTCGTCGATGTTGCCGACCATGTAGAACGCGTTCTCGGGCAGATCGTCGTACTTGCCTTCGAGAATTTCCTTGAAGCCGCGGATCGTTTCCTTCAGCGGCACATACTTGCCGGGCGAGCCCGTGAAGACTTCGGCGACGGCAAACGGCTGCGACAGGAAGCGCTGGATCTTACGCGCACGCGCAACGGTGAGCTTGTCCTCGTCGGAAAGCTCTTCCATGCCGAGGATCGCGATAATGTCCTGCAGTTCCTTGTACTTCTGAAGCACCGCCTGCACGCCGCGCGCGACTTCGTAGTGATCCTCGCCGATGACGTTCGGGTCGAGGATGCGCGATGTGGAATCCAAAGGATCGACGGCGGGATAGATGCCGAGCTCGGCGATCTGGCGCGAAAGAACGGTCGTCGCATCGAGATGCGTGAACGTCGCTGCAGGCGCCGGGTCCGTCAAGTCGTCGGCAGGCACATAGACCGCTTGCACGGACGTGATCGAGCCTTTCTTCGTCGAGGTGATGCGCTCCTGCAGAGCGCCGACGTCCGTCGTCAATGTTGGCTGATAGCCGACGGCGGAAGGCATGCGGCCAAGAAGAGCCGAAACCTCGGAACCCGCCTGAATGAAACGGAAAATATTGTCGATGAAGAGCAGCACGTCCTGCCCCTGCACATCGCGGAAGTATTCCGCCATGGTAAGCCCCGTCAGAGCGACGCGCATACGCGCTCCCGGCGGCTCGTTCATCTGACCGTAGACGAGTGCCGTCTTGTCGATGACGCCCGACTCCGTCATTTCTGACCAGAGGTCATTTCCTTCACGCGTACGCTCGCCGACGCCGGCGAATACGGAGTAGCCGCCGTGCTCGGTCGCGATGTTATGGATAAGCTCCATGATGAGAACCGTCTTGCCGACGCCCGCGCCGCCGAAGAGACCGATCTTCCCGCCGCGCGAGTACGGGGCGATGAGGTCGACGACTTTGATACCCGTCTCAAGGATCTGCGTCGACGTCTCCTGCTCATCGAATGTCGGCGCCGGACGATGGATCGGCCACGACTCCTTGTTGCCGACGGGAGCGGGATTGTGGTCGACCGTGCGGCCGAGCACGTTGAAGACGCGCCCGAGGCACGCATCGCCGACGGGCACCTTGATCGGCGCGCCCGTGTCTTCGGCTTCCATGCCGCGCATGAGACCGTCCGTCGAGCTCATGGCGATGCAGCGTGTGACGCTGTCGCCGAGATGCTGCATGACTTCGACGACGAGGTCGATGTCGAGGTCTTCCACCTTACCCTGGATCGTAATGGCATTGAGGATGGCCGGCAGCTCTCCCGCTGGAAATTCGATATCTACGACAGGTCCGATGACCTGTACCACTTTACCTTTAGCCAATGCTAAACCTCCTTACTTCAAGGCTTCCGCACCGCCCACGATCTCGGTGATCTCGCGGGTTATGCCAGCCTGACGCACTTTGTTGTAGTGCAGGTCGAGCTTACGGATGAGTTCCTCGGCGTTGTCCGTCGCGTTGCTCATCGCGTTCATGCGGGAGCTGAGTTCGCTCGCGGCGGACTGCAAGAGCGCCGCGTACACCGTCGTCACGAGGTACTGCGGCAACAGGAAGCCCAGGACTTCCTCCGCCGACGGCTCGTAGAAGTACTCCGCATGAGGGCCTTCCTTCGCCTCGCCGAGCCCTCTAAAGGGCAGGAGCTGCATCGTTTCCGGCACACAGCTGATCGACGAGATGAAGCGCGTGTAGACCATGTGGATCTCCTTGATGCCGCCTTCGGTGAAGCGATTCGTAAGATCTTGGGCGATCGTGCGCGCTTCTTCGTAAGTCGGACGCTCGCTGATGCCGATGTAGGATTCCGCGACATCGAAGCCTCTGTGCTTGAAATGATCGCGCGCCTTGCGGCCCACGGTCACAAGCGTCGTCTTCGACTTGTCTTCAACGAGACTCGCGACGAGCTTGAATACGTTGCTCGAATAAGCACCCGCAAGCCCTTTGTCAGCGGCACAGACGAGATAGAGCGTCTTGCCGTCCGGATGCGTCTCCAACAGCGGATGGCTGAAATCGCCGGCATTCGCCGCGATGTCCTTGACCACCTGGACCATCTTCTCTGCGTAGGGGCGGTTGTTCGTCGCCGCATCCTTGGCACGGCGCAGCCTTGAGGTCGCGATCATATTCATAGCGTTCGTGATCTGCTGGATGCTTTTTACGCTCTTGATCCTTCGGCGTATATCCTGCAAGCTAGCCAAAATGAATCACCTCGCTATTATTCTTTGACCCTGTAAGAAATCGTCTCCTTGAACTCCTCGATGCACTTCTTGATCTCGGCTTCCAAAGCATCGTCGAGCTTCTTCTGCTCAGCGACTTTCTTGCCGACATCGGCATGGCTTGCGTGCATGAACTTGATGAAGTCCTCCTGGAACTTGACGACTTTCTCGACGGGGATGTCCGCGAGGAAGCCGCGCACCGCCGTGAAGAGCACGAGCACCTGATCCTCGACGGCGAGCGGCGTGTACTGCGGCTGCTTCAAAGTCTCGACCATGCGTGCGCCGCGATCGAGCTGCTCCTTCGTCGCCTTGTCGAGGTCGGAACCGAACTGCGCGAAAGCAGCGAGCTCACGGTACTGTGCAAGGTCGAGGCGCAAGGTGCCCGCGACCTGCTTCATCGCCTTGATCTGCGCCGAGCCGCCGACGCGCGAGACGGAGAGGCCGACGTTGATAGCCGGGCGGATGCCCGAGTAGAACGCGTCGGTTTCGAGCATGATCTGACCGTCTGTGATCGAGATGACGTTCGTCGGAATGTATGCCGAGAGGTCGCCTGCCAGCGTCTCAATGACAGGCAGAGCCGTGATGGAGCCTGCGCCAAGCTCATCGGAGAGCTTCGCCGCGCGCTCTAGAAGGCGCGAGTGCAGGTAGAACACGTCGCCCGGATAGGCTTCACGCCCCGGCGGACGGCGCAGCAGAAGCGACATCGCGCGGTAAGCGGCGGCATGCTTCGTCAGATCGTCGTAAACGCAGAGTGCATGGCCGCCCTTGTACATGAAGTACTCCGCCATGGCGACGCCCGCGTACGGCGCAAGGTACTGCAAGGGAGCGCTGTCCGCCGCCGTCGCAGCGACGACGATGGAATATTCCATCGCGCCGGCATCTTCGAGCGTCTTGACGACGCGTGCGACCGTCGACGCTTTCTGGCCGATGGCAACATAGACGCAGATGCAGTTCTGTCCCTTCTGGTTGAGGATCGTATCGACGGCGATCGCCGTCTTGCCCGTGCCGCGGTCGCCGATGATGAGCTCGCGCTGGCCGCGGCCGATCGGCACGAGGCCGTCGATCGCCTTGAGGCCTGTCTGCAGCGGCTCATGGACGGACTTTCTGTCCGCGATGCCCGGCGCGGAGAACTCGACGGCGCGATGCTCTGCCGCCTGAATGGGTCCCTTGCCGTCGATCGGACGCCCGAGAGCGTCGACGACGCGGCCGACCATGTTCTCGCCGACCGGCACCTGCATGATCTTCTTCGTGCGCTTGACCGTCGCACCTTCCTTGATTTCCGTGTCGCCGCCCAAGATAACGGCGCCGACGTCGTCCTGATCGAGGTTCAGGGCAAGACCGTATACATCATTGCCGAAATCGAGCAGCTCGCCTGCCATGGCTTTCGTGAGGCCGTGGATATGGGCGATGCCGTCACCGATCTCGATAACAGTGCCGACATCATCGACGTTCAGATCGACGTTGTAGTTCTTGATCTGGTCTTTGATGATGGCCGTTATTTCTTCCGGATTCATTTTCATCTTATGCTGTCACCCCAATTTCTCACTTGTTCGCCAGTATCTCGGCGCGCAGTGCTGCAAGTCTGCCCTGTACGCTGCCGTCGATGCGCTTGTCGCCGATCTGGGCGATCGCACCGCCGATGATGGCGGCGTCGATGTGCTTCCTGAGCTTCACGCTGCGCCCCGTCGCCTTTTCGAGCTTTTCGGCAAGAAGCTTTTCCAGCGCTCCCGTCAACGGATGCGCCGTCGTGATGTCCGCGACGACGATGCCCTGCGCCTCGTTGGAAAAATCTTGATACTGAGCATCTATGACCTCCAGAAGGTCCATGCGATGCTTGTCGATCAAGAGCATGATGAAGTTCTCAATATCCGAGGAGAGTTCGCCCGAGAAAATCTTCTTGAACAGCGATTTCTTTGCTTCAGGCGGCACCTGCGGATTCGTTGCGAAGCCTCGGAGCATCGGCTCATCGAATACGGCGCGC of the Selenomonas sputigena genome contains:
- the atpD gene encoding F0F1 ATP synthase subunit beta, which translates into the protein MAKGKVVQVIGPVVDIEFPAGELPAILNAITIQGKVEDLDIDLVVEVMQHLGDSVTRCIAMSSTDGLMRGMEAEDTGAPIKVPVGDACLGRVFNVLGRTVDHNPAPVGNKESWPIHRPAPTFDEQETSTQILETGIKVVDLIAPYSRGGKIGLFGGAGVGKTVLIMELIHNIATEHGGYSVFAGVGERTREGNDLWSEMTESGVIDKTALVYGQMNEPPGARMRVALTGLTMAEYFRDVQGQDVLLFIDNIFRFIQAGSEVSALLGRMPSAVGYQPTLTTDVGALQERITSTKKGSITSVQAVYVPADDLTDPAPAATFTHLDATTVLSRQIAELGIYPAVDPLDSTSRILDPNVIGEDHYEVARGVQAVLQKYKELQDIIAILGMEELSDEDKLTVARARKIQRFLSQPFAVAEVFTGSPGKYVPLKETIRGFKEILEGKYDDLPENAFYMVGNIDEVIEKADKIKKEG
- the atpG gene encoding ATP synthase F1 subunit gamma, translated to MASLQDIRRRIKSVKSIQQITNAMNMIATSRLRRAKDAATNNRPYAEKMVQVVKDIAANAGDFSHPLLETHPDGKTLYLVCAADKGLAGAYSSNVFKLVASLVEDKSKTTLVTVGRKARDHFKHRGFDVAESYIGISERPTYEEARTIAQDLTNRFTEGGIKEIHMVYTRFISSISCVPETMQLLPFRGLGEAKEGPHAEYFYEPSAEEVLGFLLPQYLVTTVYAALLQSAASELSSRMNAMSNATDNAEELIRKLDLHYNKVRQAGITREITEIVGGAEALK
- the atpA gene encoding F0F1 ATP synthase subunit alpha translates to MKMNPEEITAIIKDQIKNYNVDLNVDDVGTVIEIGDGIAHIHGLTKAMAGELLDFGNDVYGLALNLDQDDVGAVILGGDTEIKEGATVKRTKKIMQVPVGENMVGRVVDALGRPIDGKGPIQAAEHRAVEFSAPGIADRKSVHEPLQTGLKAIDGLVPIGRGQRELIIGDRGTGKTAIAVDTILNQKGQNCICVYVAIGQKASTVARVVKTLEDAGAMEYSIVVAATAADSAPLQYLAPYAGVAMAEYFMYKGGHALCVYDDLTKHAAAYRAMSLLLRRPPGREAYPGDVFYLHSRLLERAAKLSDELGAGSITALPVIETLAGDLSAYIPTNVISITDGQIMLETDAFYSGIRPAINVGLSVSRVGGSAQIKAMKQVAGTLRLDLAQYRELAAFAQFGSDLDKATKEQLDRGARMVETLKQPQYTPLAVEDQVLVLFTAVRGFLADIPVEKVVKFQEDFIKFMHASHADVGKKVAEQKKLDDALEAEIKKCIEEFKETISYRVKE
- the atpH gene encoding ATP synthase F1 subunit delta, coding for MLNLQLAKKYSRAIFEIAADEKKLKEYGEELTGVTRAVFDEPMLRGFATNPQVPPEAKKSLFKKIFSGELSSDIENFIMLLIDKHRMDLLEVIDAQYQDFSNEAQGIVVADITTAHPLTGALEKLLAEKLEKATGRSVKLRKHIDAAIIGGAIAQIGDKRIDGSVQGRLAALRAEILANK